The genomic window AGGGACACGTTCATGGCGACTGCCGCTCGAGCCCTTTTAAAGTGGTCGTGCTGGGCTACGCCAAGCACGATGATCAAGAGGCGGGATGCGTTGCAAGTGTTTACTACTCGGAGACTGGCATATGGGGCGATCTCATTTCAACAACGCTTCCATGGAGGCCTGTTGCTTGTGAGTACAGCACATTTGTTGGTAACGCCGTTCACTGGATGCTTATGAGTAGTGGGGGATTGGGTGAGGGCATACTTCAGTTTGATTTGGATCAGCAGAGGCTAGCTGTGATCAATACGCCTCCTGATGTTCATTACGAATTTCACAGTGTTCAGGTCATTCAGACAGAGGATGGCGGCCTTGGCTTCGCCACTTTGTTGGGCCCCCACTATCACCCCCGCTTCCAAATGTGGGAGGGGAAGGTCAATTCTCATGGTGTTGCCATATGGGTGTTGCGGAGAACTGTTGAACTGCAGAAGATTCTTGGATTGGGGTTTAGGATTGAGAAGGGGATGTCATCTATAGTGCACTATACTGAGGATGCTCATGCAATCTTCTTTTGGGTGCACTCATTTGTCTATATGGTTCAGCTTGAGTCAATGCAGTCCAAGAAACTTTTTAGAAGCAACGGCGGGTTTTGCACCTATCGTCCTTTCACAAGTTTTTATACTGAAGGTAACTGCTGAAATCCAATTTATTCTCCATACCTGGTTGCTGGAATAACTTACTGTACTGCTGAAGTGTTTACTGTCAGCTTAAATTTCCCGAAAAACTTATATGTTGTTTTCTATGTTAGTGACGAGCATTAGCTCTTTATGGAACCACCGTGACTTACTGTACTGTTGAGTGAGGGGgagggtttttttttttttttgagggaagaaTGAGGGAGAGCTTTGGAATAGTTATATCTGGTAGGAAGGAATCAACTGATTACATGCCTTAAAGTGCACACTAACCACTTTTTTTCTATTTTAAGTTCTTCAGTCCTGTGTGGTTACTGAGATTTTTGCATATTATGTATGTGTTGGTCTTAAAAAGCTGTCTCCATATATGTGAGTTGGCGATTCTGGAAGCAAGGCATCTTTTAGGAGATGGAATAATATTTTTGTTGTTACATTTTTTTACGACATTCTTTTTGCTAGTTGGATGCACAAATTTATATGTTCAGTTATCTTTGATATTCTGATTTTTTTTTCCTCCACATAAACTATGGTATGGTTGATTTGTGTGCATATTGCTACATTACTGATCTTATAGCATGTGCTATGTTTGGAATCGACAATAGACACTGAAAAGTTAGGTTGAAGCATACAAGGGCAGCCACAGCATAGGCCAAATACCATGGTCAAATTTGCTTTTCAGGCTTTGCCATCTATGCACGCCATGAGATGGTTGCCAAACCAAAATTTGTGGGAACCAGAGCAAGTAGCTGCTCTGGTACTATATTTGGCCAAGCAATAAAATATCCATCTCCAAACTGTCTTCCACATCCCTTTCTTTCTTCCTGTGTGAAGAGTGATGCTTAGTTGTCTGCCGCTGCATTCAGGGATGAGATATTTTATGTTTTGCTTATTACGGTGTGGGTCCTGCTCTAGAAGTAATTGGCATTCACCACACTGGAGAGAGATGAAATTTGGCACCAGTGACAAATGATAATGACATGGTAATTTGGCATCACTTACACTGTGGCTGCCCTGTCAAATCTGTGACCTGACTATCACATTGAAGCTTAAAGCTGGTTAGACATTTGCATCTAAAGAATCTGACGTTATTCCAATATTGTTTTTTATTTGATGTAGTGCTAATACTTACCTTCCTCTTTCCTACTAATTTCTCATTTTCTAATTATGTTTTACCAAATCATGCTGAAATGATCTGGCTTAAAATATTTACAGGTTTGATAAGTCTGAAGTTAACACTGCTGATTTACCTAATGAGCTGGATTTGTCCTCTATGCACAGGTATCAGTGGTTTGAAGCAGAAGTAGTTTGCTGG from Triticum aestivum cultivar Chinese Spring chromosome 3B, IWGSC CS RefSeq v2.1, whole genome shotgun sequence includes these protein-coding regions:
- the LOC123065995 gene encoding uncharacterized protein, producing the protein MARRSRRRPSSPSTVTPPPLEDDDLLHEILLRLPPQPPYILRASLVSKRWRLLATDPKFLRRFRVRHRRPPLLGVFSSDYKRNISFRSTLDPPYRIPPERFSLPLEPWAMLDCRHGRVLFVEKKRHQLIVWDPITDHCCFVADPPLFKIGVLGGAVLCAAADQGHVHGDCRSSPFKVVVLGYAKHDDQEAGCVASVYYSETGIWGDLISTTLPWRPVACEYSTFVGNAVHWMLMSSGGLGEGILQFDLDQQRLAVINTPPDVHYEFHSVQVIQTEDGGLGFATLLGPHYHPRFQMWEGKVNSHGVAIWVLRRTVELQKILGLGFRIEKGMSSIVHYTEDAHAIFFWVHSFVYMVQLESMQSKKLFRSNGGFCTYRPFTSFYTEGISGLKQK